One uncultured Carboxylicivirga sp. genomic window, TTAGCCAAATCATCGGTGAACTCCCCGTTATCAACAATTCTATTCAGTAAGTGTTTTGTTGAGGCAATTGCTTCAGGACTGTTTTTAATGAACTGTTCAGCAATTTTTCTGATTCGGTCTTCAGATTCTGAAGGGTTTATGATTTCGTTTATTAATCCTGTTTTTTTAGCCTTTTTTGCTTTAAAGGTTTCACCGCTAAGCATCAAGGCCTTACTATGATTGAAGCCAATTTTCTTTACAATGAATGGAGCTATTGTGCCCGGTACCAAACCAAGTTTGACCTCCGGAAAACCGAATAAACTATCTTTTTCGGCCAACGTATAGTCGGCACAGGCAATGAGTCCTGTGGCACCGCCGAATGCGAATTTTTGAACCCAGGCAATTATCGGTTTCGGAAAATAATATAAGGTTGAATAAAGCTTGTAAAACAACCTGGCATCCTCCATGTTTTCATTCATATTCTGCTGAATACCGGCCCGCATCCATACCAGAT contains:
- a CDS encoding enoyl-CoA hydratase-related protein, which produces MQTKKMLDMEYSECKIDQNIKIDQDNGISWITLNNPTKKNALSISMINELIENLKAIAEDESKRVVVLQGANGVFCSGADLVWMRAGIQQNMNENMEDARLFYKLYSTLYYFPKPIIAWVQKFAFGGATGLIACADYTLAEKDSLFGFPEVKLGLVPGTIAPFIVKKIGFNHSKALMLSGETFKAKKAKKTGLINEIINPSESEDRIRKIAEQFIKNSPEAIASTKHLLNRIVDNGEFTDDLANLCCQTIASARISDEGQEGVTAFFEKRKPNWIKE